Part of the Leptolyngbya sp. BL0902 genome, CCTTGCTTAACCCGAACTGAGGTTGAACTAGCGAGGGGAGGGGGAGGAGTTGGGGCTTAGATCCCAATCGGGGCGCAGGGAGCGGGTTGTCGCTGAGGGGCTGAGGGCCTCCAGAATTTGCTGGCCGTAGCTGCGGTAGTGGACGCGGGTATCCAGCAGCGCTACGAGTCCCTGATTGGCCCGCAAAGGCGCAATGGCCCGCTGAATTTCGGCCATGGCGGTGGGAAACAGGTACAGCCGAAACCAATCCTGGCGGCGACGTTTGTGGAAAGCCACCCTGCCCGCCACCAGGGGATGCTCTAGGGAGGGCAGGGGCAGCGTGGCCATAATCAGCAGGGCGGGGGCGGGCAAACGGTGGCGATGCTGGTGCCAAAACTCCCAACCGCTGACGAGGATGCTATTTTCCGTGATATCCAGACTTTCTACCTGCACCCGTGAGCCAAATTCTCCGGCCAGCGCCGCCGCCAATTGGCCCTTGAGGGGCAGGTCATTCACCAAAATCAACGCAGGGCCAGGACGATTGGCGCAAACCAGCAACCGCCGAATTTCTTGATGCACCCGACCCTGAAACTGCGGCGTATTGGGCAGGGGCAAATGATCCGGCAGGTAGAGATTCACCACGTCATTGTGGCGGTCGGGGGCAAACTTGAGGCAGGTCAAGTCTTCTAGGCCAAACCGCTGACAAAAAATGTCCGCCTTAGCATCGTGATCCAACGACGCCCCAATCAACACCACGGGCTGCGGTTCCCAGAGCTTTTCGCGATGCACCGCCAAATCCACCGGGGTGCAGTGCAGCGTAATGTGGCCCGATTGACGGTCGGTGACAAACCAGCGCAGATGATCGGCCTCGGCAAAGGACGGCCAAAACCGCTGCCAGGATGGGGGCATGGCTTCGGCCCGTCCGTCGGTGGTGAGCACCTGGTAGAGGCGGTGCAGGCGGTCACGGTCGCTCTCTTCTAATAGATGACAGTGGTAGGGGTTGGGCGGATGCTGAAAGGCCGCAAAGGTCAGCGCCACGCGGGTATCGCGGATCAAATCCCGGTGCTGGGGATAGGCCAGCCCTAGGGCTTCCCAATCGGCATGGGTAAGCGTCGCGGTGAGCAACGTTCCCAGCCAGGTTTCTAGATGATCCACATCATCAATTAACGTCGGAATGCTGATGGGAAACTGGTTGGCCTCGCCCAAGCGGTCGGCCAGCCACGCCTCCGGGCTGGTAATCAACACCCCGGTAAAGTCCGATTCGGGCCAACGGTCGCCCACCTGTACGGGTTTCGTCAGGCCCAAACGCTCCTGGAGCCGGGGCAGATCCCCCAATAACAGCCGTTGTCGCGTCTCATCGGGCACCACCAACACCGCTGGCCCCGGCCACAGCAGCAACGCCACCAGATAGCTCAGCCGATAATCCCCCTGGTAGGCCGACAAGCCCCCCACCTGCAACAGCGCACTGCGCCCCAGCCGCAAGGCCCGCGCCACCAACCGCGCCAGGGTCAGATGATGGGGCCAGCTCGAATCGCCGCAGTCCCGCAGAAACTCGCGCAGTTGTTGATGGACTTGGGCTTCAATCACCATAATCCGCCACCACGGCAGAAAAACGACAACGGGACGAGGGTAAGCCTCCATTGTTGCACACCTGTTTTGGCACCGAGTCGCCAGAGATACGGGGGCCATCTGCAAGCCAGCGTAAACTTGGGGCATCCAAAGCCTCCGTTAGAATAGGACTATTCACTTCGCCCCCACCGACGACCACCGACGAGAACTAGCCTTTACCTTGGCCCAGCTTGAGGAGTATCAGCAAGTGTTGGATCGGGAAGCGGTGGAAGCAGTAGATCTAGTTGGTTAGAGAGAGCAGACATCCTTAATTTTCGTAACTCTCCTTAGCTTCAATCGAAGAGTTTGCTAGAACAGTATGGGCACTAGCTGCTGAATTACCGTAGCTAAGTGTTGCCATCTCTCAACCATCTAGGAGTACACCCATGGGATACATATCGCTCAATCTAGATGAGTTGAGAGAACAAAATGCCAATCGCTCACCTAAGCAACCCTTTCAACATCAAATTGAATCCTTTGCAGCGTTAAATAAAACGTTTCGGTCTAATTTAGGTAAGACGGGTAGTGGAATCTTAGCTTTGCCGACCGGAGCCGGGAAAACCTTCACATCTGTGAAGTGGCTAATGGATTATGTGATTGCCAAAAATATAAGAATCCTCTGGCTAGCTCCTTCCTTTTATCTGTTAGATCAAGCCTTTGCGGAATTCTGCCATAACGCACACGGAATCAGCGCATCGAGGCATCATCTCAATATTAGGCGTGTCTCTAGCAGCCCCCATCACGCCCAGGCATCATCGATTGAGTTGACCGATGACGTCATTATCATGACCATTCCAACGGCTATCAGCAATCTCAATACTAATTCTCTCGATGGCCGTGGAAAAACTCGCAAAACTGCCTTCAGAGAATATGTAGAACATTATCAAGACTCAGAATTCTTTGTGGTCATTGATGAAGCCCATCACTCGCCAGCCTATGGGTGTCGAAATTTATTGATTGGCGACGAAGAAATCAAGCCCGGACTCCGTAGACTCCTCCCAAAGTCGCAATTTTTGGGGCTAACAGCTACTCCTACTCATAACAACCAGTATATTCGGGGTTGGCTGTGGGAGATTTTCAAAGATAAAGTGATCTACGAAGCCGAAAAAGCTACGTTGATTACTCAGGGCATCTTAGCCAGACCTAACTATATAGAGGTTCCTACAGGGAAGAAGGTAGGTGTTGACGATAATCTATACTCACGCCTAACAAAACAACATAAGGATTTGCCAGAGTCGATTATTGAAATCTTGGCTAGAGACCAAGATCGGAATAACTTGATTGTCAACGCCTATGTGAAGAACAAAGAAAAATATGGAAAAACCATCATTTTTGCTGACCGATGGTTTCAGTGCGTATATTTGAAGGAAAAGCTACAAGAAAAAGGCATTCAAGCGGATGCTATTTATTCCCATATTGATGCTGATCCTGATGCTGGTGTCGGCTCTAATCAACGCGATGCCAACAAAAATCAGATAATTCTACAACGCTTCAAGACTGGAAAAGATGAGCATGGCAATGATGCCCCACTAGATGTTTTGATTAACGTCAGAATGCTAACTGAAGGGGCAGACGTGCCCTCGGTACGGACGGTATTTTTGACCCGACAAACCACCAGCACTATTTTAATGGCTCAAATGATAGGTCGAGCCTTGAGAGGAGAGAAGGCCGGGGGTGAAAGTGAAGCCAATATTGTGCTGTTCTTTGATGAATGGGAACGATTGATCGATTGGGCTGTTCCAGACGGAGGTGATAAGGTTGAAGGTAAACCTTCAGTCAAAGGCTACTTCCCTCTCGAATATATTTCCATTCGATTAGTAGAAGAAATTACAAAGCATATCGAAAATCCTGGTGATCCCTTACCCCCATTTTCTACGATCTTTCCTGTAGGTTGGTATCAAACGGAAGTCGTCTATGCCAATACAGACGGACAAGATGATTCGATGGAAGGCTTTTCTGAGTTTGTTATGGCCTATGAGCATAATAAAGAAAAGTTTGACGCTTTCATGAATTTTATTGTTAATAATGAAAATCTTGATGACGAGTGGGCAAGAGAAGATCTAGTTAACGACTGGGGACAACACCAAATTGAGAAATGGGCTAAACAGTATTTTGATTTGGAATCAGACAACTTTGGCAACAAGCTTTATGCAGATCTAACTCGTCTTGTCCGACATATTGCTCAAAATCAAGAAAAGCCCTCCTACTATTCTTTTGATGATCGAGGGCGATATAACTTAGACAAACTGGCACGGAACTGGCTTAGCTTGACACCTTATGAATTGAGGCAAGAACTTCACAAAAGGTTCTCAGATGACGGACTCCTGTGGAAAGCTTTTTACAAAACCTATCATCGACTTGAAACAGCAGCTTATCTGTCAATCAGTCGAGTTCTGGATGGAGAGATGCCCCCGACACCCCTGACTTCACCCGTTGATGTAGAAGATACAGAAAAATTTGACGTATATCAAAGGCAACAAATCATAGAAAGGGATGGTTGTCAGTGCCTCTGTTGTGGTATCAGGAATCCAAAAATCTTACAGGTTGACCATATCATGCCTCGCAAGTATGGTGGTAAAACTGTTATTGAAAATGGGCAAATGCTATGTCGTACTTGTAATAGTATGAAATATAAAGGCACTGATGAGATTAACTTTAGAGAGGTAGGTTCTCCACTAGAAATATCGAAGGGTCAATCCAAACTAAAAGCTCTCCTAGATACTCCAAATCAGGATGATGACTCTATTCGTAGTCTGACTAGGGCTATCAATATCTTTTACCACTGTCGAGCAGTAAAGGTAATTGACTGCGATTTCGACAATAGGAAGAGTCCTCACTACTACAAGTGGACTATTCACCTCCATGAAGGCAACGATCCTGACTGGTTATCAGACTGCAAAGACATCTTGATGGCTGGCATTCACCAAAAACTCGGCTGTGCCTATCTGCAAGGTATTCAGATCTTTGGATCTAAGTAAGCTAGGAATCACATGACCCAACAAGATAAACTCCTAGCCAAGATTCTTAGAGGGACATCGGATGCTAATATTTCCTTCGATGCACTGTGCCAACTTCTTCAATCCTTAGGCTTTGAACAGCGCATACGAGGAAGTCACCACATTTTCTCTAAGGATGGCATAGAGGAAATTATTAACATTCAGCCAAAACAGGGGAAAGCAAAAGCTTACCAAGTGAAGCAAATAAGAAGCATGATCGTGAAATATAAGTTGGGCAATTAGTATGACCTTTAAGTACGAACTCATTATCTATTGGAGTGAAGAGGATCAGTCCTTTATTGTGGAAGTGCCTGAACTGTCAGGTTGTGCAGCGGATGGAGAAACCTATCAAGCAGCAGTGGCTAATGCCGAGGTTGTCATTCAAGAATGGATTGAAATTGCCCAAGAATTAGGTCGGCCAATCCCGACGCCTAAAGGCCGTCTTCTATTTGCTTAGCCCGTAGGTGCATTCGCAGCACCACCATCTTTTGTTCCTGCGACATACCCTTTCTTTGCTGTAGTGCATCTCCATCTCGGCTACCCCAACCCTCAGTACGGGGACAAAAGTTGAAGCGCCTGGTCGAACTCGGCAGATCGTAGGGCCAGATCGCAGCAGGTACGGCGAAGAAAGTCGCAGCCATAGCGGAAGAGCTCCTTGGCCCTGCGGCCATGGGATTAGATGGCAATGGGGTGATGCTGATGGTGCCAGAGTCCGGTGAGCATGGCCCAATAGAAGCCCAAGGAAAGGAGATCAACGAGTTTACTCAGACGCTTGCCATGGCAGACAGAAATTGCGTCAGACGTTTGTAACTCGACTCCGGTTTGGCCTGATTCGCAAACACCGAGGACAGTTTGTCCAAGTTCACCGTCTCGACCCGGAACAAGGCCACCAGAAACAGCGCTAGAAAGGTCAATCGAGCACCGGGCCACGGCAGATGAGCACGCAGGGCCGCTTGAAGTCGGTTAATCTGAGTTATGGGGAGGGTCAGGCTAAGGTTGTGGTAATCCCTAGCTCACCTCCCTATTCCTGATTCTGTCAACCCCAGACGGGACAAGGTTTCAGCCCTCTTATCTCCTGTTTTGTCCCTGTACCGTGACCCCAACCCCATCCACCGAGGTTTTCTTTATGGATGAAGTTGGTGCATTGCTGCGCGAATGCACCCTACGGTTCTGGATGGTACGCAGCAAAATTTCGCGGCACTCATCTCGAATCAGCTGAAACTCGCGATTATTACACCGCACCGTAACGTGGTAACAAAATCTCGCCTTGAAGATACGTTTAGGTCTAGTCATACTATGCAGAATCAGAAACCCGGTTGCTTCAAGAAACTGGGTTTCTACATCCCACCCTAGCCACCAATAATCAGATTTAGCGTTGCCACTACTTGATCCACCACCACAGCGGGCAAACATTCCTTGGTGCTACGCCACCAGCGCTGACTGAGATCGAGGGTGCGTACTTGTTCAGCAATCACCGAACCCCTCACCCGAAACCCATCAGGAATGGGAATAAGCGTTTTAACATCGGGCCGTACCGTGCTGGTAATGGGCGACACCACCACGAGCCCACCCCTGGCCGCATTAAACGCCGCTTGGCTCAACACCAGGCAAGGGCGAGCCTCCCCCATTTGTTCTCTCCCTTGGGTTGGGTTCAGATTTACGCGAATCACCTCACCTCGATGCAGTGCGCTCACGGTCTTCTCTGTTACAGCCATTCTTGCCCCTGAGGATGGCTTTGCACAAAATCAGCGACATCTTCGGGGTAGGTAAAATCATCAGGGATGCTGGCTAATAATTCCTCTAGGGAAGTTACAGCGGCCTTTTTGCGAATCATCAGCGCCCCATCCTGCTCTAACAGTTCCACCGTCGAATTTTCATCCCAACCGAAGCTCTCCGCTAATTGATAGGGAATGCGTAGACCCAAACTATTGCCCCATTTTTTCAGTTGAACATCCATAATTCTGGCCAGAATTATACGTTGTATAACATTCTAATTCTTCTAGGCCAAACTGATAGCCAGAGAAAATCTTCAAAGGTTTTCACAGCCCTCAGGGCCAGCGGGAGGCAATCGGCATTCGCCAGCCCATGCCAAAGGCGCGGTCGGTGACTTTGAGGACGGGGGGCGCTTGGCGGCGTTTGAATTCGGCCCTGGCGACCAGGCGCGTGACTCGATCCACCACGGCAGCATCGTGACCAGCGGCGACGATATCGGCGATGGATTCGTGGCGCTGTACCAAGCGTTCCAGGATGTCGTCCAGCACCTCGTAGGGCGGCAGGGAATCTTGATCCACCTGGCCCGGTTTTAGTTCGGCGCTGGGGGGTTTGGTGAGAATGTGGCTGGGAATAAAGCCCTGGGGAGCCTGACCTCGGAGATAGGCGAGGGCACCGAGGGGATCGTGATTGGGGTCAACAGATGGGGCACCTTGGCCCTGTTGATTTAGCCAGTGGCAGAGGGCATAGACGCGGGTTTTGGGCACATCGGCAATCACCGCTAGGCCACCGTTCATGTCGCCGTAGAGGGTGCAGTAGCCCACCGCCATTTCGGATTTATTGCCCGTAGACAGCAGCAGATGGCCAAATTTGTTGGAAATCCCCATCAGCAAATTGCCCCGAATGCGGGACTGGATATTTTCCTCGGCAATGCCGGATTCGGTGTCGGCAAACAGCGGCTCTAGCACCTGGTCGTAGTCAGCCATCAGGGGGCCAATGGCCAGGGTGTGGTGAGGAAGGCCCAGGGTTTCGCAGAGGGCGAGGGCATCCGTCACCGAATGGTCGGAGCTGTAGGGGGAGGGCATCAGCACCGCCAACACCTGTTCTGGGCCGAGGGCCGCTGCCGCAATCGCCGCCACCAGGGCCGAATCTACCCCGCCGCTGAGACCGACGACCACCCGCCGAAAACCACACTTGCGGGCATAGTCTTGCACCCCCAGCACCAGGGCCAGCCAGAGGGCTTCGTTGTCATCGGCAGGCAAAGGGGCAACGGTTCCCGGCAGCAGGTCGGCCTTGGCGAGGTCATACTCCACCACCATCAGCCCCGGTTGGCAGGAGGACAGCCGCGCCACCAGTTCCCCCTGGCGGTTCAGGGCCATGCTGGTGCCGTCAAAAATCAGGTCATCGTTGGCCCCCACCTGGTTGGCGTAGAGGATGGGGCAGCGGAACCGCGTGGCGCTGTGGGCCAGCATGGCGGCTCGTAGCTGGGGCTTTTGCACCGAAAAGGGCGAGGCCGACAGGTTAATCACCACGTCCACCCCCGCCTCGGCCAAATCCGCGATGGGGTTGCGGGGATAGCTGCGTCCGCCCCAAAATTCTTCGTCGTTCCACAGGTCTTCGCAGATGGTGACGCCGAGGTTCACGTCGCCTTCGGGGGTGCTCAGGGTAAAGCGGCTCGGCCCTGTTCCTGGCGCGAAATAGCGGTCTTCGTCGAACACATCGTAGGTGGGCAAAAGCTGCTTATGGAACACCTGCTGCACCCGCCCCCCTTGCAAAAGCGCCGTGCTGTTGAACAGGGGCTTTTCCCCCCGCTGGCGAGCCTTGGGGTTCTCCGCCGCATAGCCCACCAGCACCGCCAATTCTGGGGGCAGTTCCGTGGCCAACGCCTCCAACCGCTGGGCCATCGCCGCAATGAAACCGGGCCGCAACAGCAAATCCCGGGGCGGATAGCCACAGAGCGCCAGTTCCGTTGTCACCAAGACCTGTGCCCCTTGCGCGTGGGCTTCCTGGGCGGCAGACACAATTTGCTGAGCATTGTGGGACAGGTCGCCGATGGTGGGATTGAGTTGGGCAATGGCGATTTTCATGGGGGGATGGGGAGTTGGGAGTCGGGAGTGGGGAATCGGGCGTAGGGTGCATAACGCAAGGCGAGGCTAGCGCCCTAGCGTCAGCCATGCCTGAAAGGCTATACGCGAAGCCATGCACCAACGGATCAATGGGGTCAATTCAAGGTTGAAGGGCATCATCCACCAATCGCCAACTTCTTTCAATCGCCGACTTCTTTTGGCATCAAGGGGCATGGCTTCACGCAGGAACCCTACAACTCTACGCCTCCAATGCCCTGAGGTTAGCCTGCTCCATCGACCTAGTTTCCATCGGCCTAGTACCCTGTGACATGAACGACAACCTCGCGGGTCGAGCCTCGTGCCCGGTGCTCCCAGAGGTAGAGCCCTTGCCAGGTGCCTAGGGCCAGCCGCCCCTGCATAATGGGGATGGTTTCGGAGGTATGGGTCAGCACCGTGCGAATGTGGGCGGGCATATCGTCTGGGCCTTCGGTGCTGTGGCGATAGCCGTTGCCCTCCGGCACCAGGCGCGACAGAAAGGTTTCCAAATCCGCCAGCACATCGGGGTCGGCGTTTTCTTGAATAATCAAACTGGCCGAGGTGTGGCGCAAAAACACCGTACATAGGCCCGTCGTTATCCCCGAAGCCCGCACCACCTCCTGCACCTGGGACGTAAACCGTAGGAGCGTTTTGCCCTGGCTGCGTAGGGTGAGCATCTGTTGATGGTGTCGAGTGATGGCGGTGTCAGCGGTCATGGGTGGCCCTCCTGGTTGTCGCGGTATGGCTCTCGTCTATCTGGCTGGGCGAGGATCGACTAGGAGGCGACCACATAGGAACTCACCTCACTAAAATCAGCCTGACTGAGTTTAGCGGGATCAATGAAAAAGTAGAAGAAGACCCCATCATCATCGGGGTGATCTAACTCTAGCAAAAGTTGTCCTTCGGCATTTTCCAAGGTTTCTGGCACATAGGAATGAACTTCGGGATATCCTCCTACCTTCCCTCTGCCTTTCAGGGCCATGTGTTCAGATTGCTCATAGAACCACTCATAGTAGAATTCCTCCCATAGCGCCTCTAATTCCGGGGGCTCATCCAGGGGGTGAAAGGTTGGAAATGTGGAGGTGCGATAATCAAAGAAAACATCCTGTTCAATGGAAAAACTCAGGCGATAAACCTGATCATACCAATTATTGAAGCTACGCTCTTCGGCCAAGAAGCTAAAGTCGGTAATCAGAGTTTCTGGATCTTTAGAAAATTCAGGAAAGTATCGAATGTGGTGTTGCGTTTCCCCCCATTCCCCCATGGGGACAATGTATCCTGTGTAGAATTGCAGCAACCCTTGTTTGGGGAAATTAAACCCCTGAAGGTCGGGTACGTCTGCACAATCTATTTGCCCCAGGAACATGAGGAATCGATCCGTTTCGGGATCTTTGGGATAGTCCATCGTTTTGGGCAAATAGGGATATCCGCCTAGTTTGGTTGCCCAAGGAGGTAAAAGGTCTG contains:
- a CDS encoding type II toxin-antitoxin system PemK/MazF family toxin gives rise to the protein MAVTEKTVSALHRGEVIRVNLNPTQGREQMGEARPCLVLSQAAFNAARGGLVVVSPITSTVRPDVKTLIPIPDGFRVRGSVIAEQVRTLDLSQRWWRSTKECLPAVVVDQVVATLNLIIGG
- a CDS encoding type II toxin-antitoxin system HicB family antitoxin, with amino-acid sequence MTFKYELIIYWSEEDQSFIVEVPELSGCAADGETYQAAVANAEVVIQEWIEIAQELGRPIPTPKGRLLFA
- a CDS encoding ATP-dependent DNA helicase — protein: MEAYPRPVVVFLPWWRIMVIEAQVHQQLREFLRDCGDSSWPHHLTLARLVARALRLGRSALLQVGGLSAYQGDYRLSYLVALLLWPGPAVLVVPDETRQRLLLGDLPRLQERLGLTKPVQVGDRWPESDFTGVLITSPEAWLADRLGEANQFPISIPTLIDDVDHLETWLGTLLTATLTHADWEALGLAYPQHRDLIRDTRVALTFAAFQHPPNPYHCHLLEESDRDRLHRLYQVLTTDGRAEAMPPSWQRFWPSFAEADHLRWFVTDRQSGHITLHCTPVDLAVHREKLWEPQPVVLIGASLDHDAKADIFCQRFGLEDLTCLKFAPDRHNDVVNLYLPDHLPLPNTPQFQGRVHQEIRRLLVCANRPGPALILVNDLPLKGQLAAALAGEFGSRVQVESLDITENSILVSGWEFWHQHRHRLPAPALLIMATLPLPSLEHPLVAGRVAFHKRRRQDWFRLYLFPTAMAEIQRAIAPLRANQGLVALLDTRVHYRSYGQQILEALSPSATTRSLRPDWDLSPNSSPSPR
- a CDS encoding NAD+ synthase; its protein translation is MKIAIAQLNPTIGDLSHNAQQIVSAAQEAHAQGAQVLVTTELALCGYPPRDLLLRPGFIAAMAQRLEALATELPPELAVLVGYAAENPKARQRGEKPLFNSTALLQGGRVQQVFHKQLLPTYDVFDEDRYFAPGTGPSRFTLSTPEGDVNLGVTICEDLWNDEEFWGGRSYPRNPIADLAEAGVDVVINLSASPFSVQKPQLRAAMLAHSATRFRCPILYANQVGANDDLIFDGTSMALNRQGELVARLSSCQPGLMVVEYDLAKADLLPGTVAPLPADDNEALWLALVLGVQDYARKCGFRRVVVGLSGGVDSALVAAIAAAALGPEQVLAVLMPSPYSSDHSVTDALALCETLGLPHHTLAIGPLMADYDQVLEPLFADTESGIAEENIQSRIRGNLLMGISNKFGHLLLSTGNKSEMAVGYCTLYGDMNGGLAVIADVPKTRVYALCHWLNQQGQGAPSVDPNHDPLGALAYLRGQAPQGFIPSHILTKPPSAELKPGQVDQDSLPPYEVLDDILERLVQRHESIADIVAAGHDAAVVDRVTRLVARAEFKRRQAPPVLKVTDRAFGMGWRMPIASRWP
- a CDS encoding DUF1963 domain-containing protein codes for the protein MAIIGTIKNNAGQETMIDPPLIAKIPDEFSAVKPFLEQNLLPYIAFDCESEGWIDSATDSDLLPPWATKLGGYPYLPKTMDYPKDPETDRFLMFLGQIDCADVPDLQGFNFPKQGLLQFYTGYIVPMGEWGETQHHIRYFPEFSKDPETLITDFSFLAEERSFNNWYDQVYRLSFSIEQDVFFDYRTSTFPTFHPLDEPPELEALWEEFYYEWFYEQSEHMALKGRGKVGGYPEVHSYVPETLENAEGQLLLELDHPDDDGVFFYFFIDPAKLSQADFSEVSSYVVAS
- a CDS encoding DEAD/DEAH box helicase family protein, giving the protein MGYISLNLDELREQNANRSPKQPFQHQIESFAALNKTFRSNLGKTGSGILALPTGAGKTFTSVKWLMDYVIAKNIRILWLAPSFYLLDQAFAEFCHNAHGISASRHHLNIRRVSSSPHHAQASSIELTDDVIIMTIPTAISNLNTNSLDGRGKTRKTAFREYVEHYQDSEFFVVIDEAHHSPAYGCRNLLIGDEEIKPGLRRLLPKSQFLGLTATPTHNNQYIRGWLWEIFKDKVIYEAEKATLITQGILARPNYIEVPTGKKVGVDDNLYSRLTKQHKDLPESIIEILARDQDRNNLIVNAYVKNKEKYGKTIIFADRWFQCVYLKEKLQEKGIQADAIYSHIDADPDAGVGSNQRDANKNQIILQRFKTGKDEHGNDAPLDVLINVRMLTEGADVPSVRTVFLTRQTTSTILMAQMIGRALRGEKAGGESEANIVLFFDEWERLIDWAVPDGGDKVEGKPSVKGYFPLEYISIRLVEEITKHIENPGDPLPPFSTIFPVGWYQTEVVYANTDGQDDSMEGFSEFVMAYEHNKEKFDAFMNFIVNNENLDDEWAREDLVNDWGQHQIEKWAKQYFDLESDNFGNKLYADLTRLVRHIAQNQEKPSYYSFDDRGRYNLDKLARNWLSLTPYELRQELHKRFSDDGLLWKAFYKTYHRLETAAYLSISRVLDGEMPPTPLTSPVDVEDTEKFDVYQRQQIIERDGCQCLCCGIRNPKILQVDHIMPRKYGGKTVIENGQMLCRTCNSMKYKGTDEINFREVGSPLEISKGQSKLKALLDTPNQDDDSIRSLTRAINIFYHCRAVKVIDCDFDNRKSPHYYKWTIHLHEGNDPDWLSDCKDILMAGIHQKLGCAYLQGIQIFGSK
- a CDS encoding type II toxin-antitoxin system HicA family toxin gives rise to the protein MTQQDKLLAKILRGTSDANISFDALCQLLQSLGFEQRIRGSHHIFSKDGIEEIINIQPKQGKAKAYQVKQIRSMIVKYKLGN
- a CDS encoding secondary thiamine-phosphate synthase enzyme YjbQ; the encoded protein is MTADTAITRHHQQMLTLRSQGKTLLRFTSQVQEVVRASGITTGLCTVFLRHTSASLIIQENADPDVLADLETFLSRLVPEGNGYRHSTEGPDDMPAHIRTVLTHTSETIPIMQGRLALGTWQGLYLWEHRARGSTREVVVHVTGY
- a CDS encoding AbrB/MazE/SpoVT family DNA-binding domain-containing protein, whose product is MDVQLKKWGNSLGLRIPYQLAESFGWDENSTVELLEQDGALMIRKKAAVTSLEELLASIPDDFTYPEDVADFVQSHPQGQEWL